The genomic DNA AGGATTGGAGAATTATATTTTTAAGGATTGAGTGCTGAACTGGAGAAAACGTTTTAGATCCCGGTTTTTTTTCAATCCCGGGTGCTTTTCAACCCCGGGTGCCGCGAACTTTGCGGCCCCGGGTGTTGAAGGTGTCAAGCCCCGGGTGTTGAAGGTGTTGAAAAAAAGCCCAGGCTGTTGAATTTGTATTTACAGCGACACCCGGTGTTGCCGCAAAGGGCGCGGCAACAACCGGGGTCTGCGCTTATCTCAACCCCGAATGTTACAGACGCTCAAATCTCCCTGATCCCAGTAACGATTATTTATATTCTTTTTAGCAAAAAATAACTTGCTTTGATGAATCCTTTTTATTATTTTCATTGTTAATAATAATCTATGCTGCATCGCCGCTGTCGGCGAACCAGCATGATTGTTCTTTTCAGGGGAACATCATTCAGGATCCTTGGGACGAAACGAGCGGGGTTGGAAGGCTATCAAATACGGCAACTTTAGCTGCGCGGAGCAGCAGTGCATCGACTTTCTGCGATGAGCCACTTTTTCTGTATAGTCTTAAGGATACCTTGACTGCCCGGTGCCCAGCGCCGCATACTTGTCGTTTTAAATATGAATTTGTTGAGCCGGATCCCTTTTTCAGCCGGCTGTTGACGTATTAATACGCATGATTCGTATTTTTATCTCAATCGCTTAACCCCTGGAGTGACAGGGCGGAGCTATGCAGTGACACCATTGAATTTTGCCCTTGTGGGCGCCGCAGGCTATATCGCGCCGCGCCACCTCCAGGCCATCAAAGACACCGGCAACCGACTCATCGCCGCCTGCGATCCCAGCGACTCGGTGGGCATCCTCGACCGCTATTTCGACGATGTGGATTTCTTTACCGAGTTCGAACGCTTTGACCGCCACGCGGAAAAACTGCGCCGCCTGGGCGAGGATAAACGCATTCATTATGTCTCCATCTGTTCGCCCAATTATCTGCACGACGCCCACATCCGTTTTAGTCTGCGCATCGGCGCTCACGCCATTTGCGAAAAACCCCTGGTGCTCAATCCCTGGAACCTGGAAGCGCTGCAGGAGCTGGAGCGCGAGCCCGGCAAACGAGTCTACACCGTGCTGCAGCTGCGCGTGCATCCGGCCATCGTCGCCCTGCGTCAGCGCATACAGCAGGAAAAAGCGCGAAAGCACGAGGTGAACCTCGTCTATATCACCTCCCGCGGCAATTGGTATCATTTCTCCTGGAAAGGCGACGTCAAAAAATCCGGCGGCATCGCCACCAACATCGGCATTCATTTCTTCGATATGCTCATCTGGATTTTTGGACCGGTGCAAAGTTTCAGCGTGCATCACGCGGATGCGAAAAAGAACGCCGGTTTTGTCGAGCTGGAGCGCGCGCGGGTGAACTGGAGCCTGTCCGTGGATCGCAACGATCTGCCGCCGCAGGTGCGGGCCAAGAATAAATGCACGTTCCGCTCCATCACCGTCGACGGCCACGAGATCGAGTTCTCCGACGGCTTTACCGATCTGCACACCGTGCTCTATCGCGAGATCCTCGCCGGCCGCGGATTCGGCATCAACGACGCCTTTCCCTCTGTCCGCCTGGCCCAGGAAATAAGAGAAAAAAGTTGATCCATATTATTCATACGAACAGATTACGATAGAACGATACAAGTTTTATAATTTTATTTTACTACGGAGGACACAAAGTGCACGAAGGAAAAAATGTTAAGGCAACGATAGAATAATGCTAACCAAAATGAATCACTTCGTGTTCTTCGTCACCTTCGTGGTTATTAAATTTTTCATGTTAGCAGGGATGAAGAAACAATTAAAGGTGAAATAGTCCATTTTTATTTTCAAACTGCCAACTTTTACTTTCACCGTAAATCGTTTTGATTAAGATAATCGATCAAAAAATCTCCCAGGAAGAGCTGGCGGCACTCTGCCAAGCGCATTTCGACACCATGGTCAAATTCGTCGCCGATGTCGTTCGAGGCTGTCTAGCAGTGGGCGGCGAACTGCATGCGGATGCCGAAACCCTGTTGCTCGAAGACGGCAGCGCCCAATCCGACCTCTGGGGCGGAAATTTCTACCCCTGGAACCCGCCGCAACAACGGTTGGAGTACACCAGCTTTATCAATATTCGTCCGGCTGATGATAACTCCGACATGGAAATTCGCGATGAGGCCGTCCGTCGACACGTAGAGAGTCTGGTGGAACGCCTACTTCTTTCTCAAGATGAGACC from bacterium includes the following:
- a CDS encoding Gfo/Idh/MocA family oxidoreductase, producing the protein MTPLNFALVGAAGYIAPRHLQAIKDTGNRLIAACDPSDSVGILDRYFDDVDFFTEFERFDRHAEKLRRLGEDKRIHYVSICSPNYLHDAHIRFSLRIGAHAICEKPLVLNPWNLEALQELEREPGKRVYTVLQLRVHPAIVALRQRIQQEKARKHEVNLVYITSRGNWYHFSWKGDVKKSGGIATNIGIHFFDMLIWIFGPVQSFSVHHADAKKNAGFVELERARVNWSLSVDRNDLPPQVRAKNKCTFRSITVDGHEIEFSDGFTDLHTVLYREILAGRGFGINDAFPSVRLAQEIREKS